In Balaenoptera acutorostrata chromosome 19, mBalAcu1.1, whole genome shotgun sequence, the following proteins share a genomic window:
- the ZNF784 gene encoding zinc finger protein 784, which yields MAAARPESPSPRSAAPEPRSPEPPDLVLVPDDSRPATPPSDLIEIQVVKVTDTTLVPEPPEPGSLHCALCPAVFRLVSELLFHEHGHLAGAEGGGQGGDPSRCHVCGHSCPGPASLRAHYSLHTGERPYRCPLCPRAFKALAPLLRHQHRHGVEPGTSQRPPEAAAAQEQRPGVPQERSEVVMAAAAAGAAVGKPFACRFCAKPFRRSSDMRDHERVHTGERPYHCSVCGKGFTQSSVLSGHARIHTGERPFRCALCDRTFNNSSNFRKHQRTHFHGPGPGLGDSGSQLASGAEGSGSGCGAGNTLEEGRGETTKVKVEIDQ from the exons ATGGCCGCTGCGCGCCCGGAGTCCCCGAGTCCGAGGTCAGCGGCCCCGGAGCCGAGATCCCCGGAGCCTCCGGACCTG GTCCTGGTGCCTGACGACAGCCGCCCGGCCACTCCCCCGAGTGACCTCATCGAGATCCAGGTGGTGAAGGTGACGGACACCACGCTGGTACCTGAGCCCCCGGAGCCAGGTTCTCTCCACTGTGCCTTGTGCCCAGCTGTCTTCCGGCTGGTCTCCGAGCTGCTGTTCCACGAACACGGCCACCTGGCGGGGGCTGAgggtggtgggcagggtggggacCCAAGCCGGTGTCATGTGTGTGGCCACAGCTGTCCAGGCCCCGCCAGCCTCCGTGCCCACTACAGCCTGCACACGGGGGAGCGGCCCTACCGCTGCCCGCTCTGCCCCCGGGCCTTCAAGGCCCTGGCACCTCTGCTTCGGCACCAGCACCGACATGGGGTGGAGCCGGGGACCTCTCAAAGGCCtccggaggcggcggcggctcAAGAACAGCGGCCCGGGGTGCCCCAGGAGAGGTCGGAGGTGGTGATGGCAGCGGCGGCCGCAGGCGCGGCGGTGGGGAAGCCTTTCGCCTGCAGGTTCTGCGCCAAGCCGTTCCGCCGCTCCTCAGACATGCGAGACCACGAGCGGGTGCACACGGGCGAGCGGCCCTACCACTGCAGCGTGTGCGGCAAGGGCTTCACCCAGTCCTCGGTGCTCAGCGGCCACGCCCGCATCCACACTGGCGAGCGCCCCTTCCGCTGCGCCCTCTGCGATCGCACTTTCAACAACTCCTCCAACTTCCGAAAGCATCAGCGCACCCACTTCCACGGGCCGGGACCGGGGTTGGGAGACTCTGGAAGCCAGCTGGCATCGGGGGCCGAGGGGTCAGGGAGTGGGTGTGGGGCAGGAAACACTCTGGAAGAGGGACGTGGGGAGACCACCAAAGTGAAGGTGGAGATCGACCAGTAG